A single window of Psychrobacter raelei DNA harbors:
- the msrB gene encoding peptide-methionine (R)-S-oxide reductase MsrB produces the protein MQDSQLTPEEIAQLTEADWRARLSDEEYRVLRQKGTERPFTGIHNDMSEQGVYRCKGCGAKLFDSSNKFDAGCGWPSFDATLDESAVDEHLDTSHGMRRVEVTCRNCGGHLGHVFPDGPRETTGLRYCINSVAIDLEPKP, from the coding sequence ATGCAAGACTCACAATTGACCCCAGAAGAAATCGCCCAATTAACCGAAGCAGACTGGCGGGCTCGCTTAAGCGATGAGGAGTATCGTGTGCTGCGTCAAAAAGGCACAGAGCGCCCTTTTACCGGCATCCATAATGACATGAGCGAGCAGGGCGTGTATCGCTGTAAAGGCTGCGGTGCCAAATTATTTGATTCAAGCAATAAGTTTGATGCCGGCTGTGGTTGGCCAAGCTTCGATGCCACCTTAGATGAGTCGGCCGTAGATGAGCACTTAGATACATCGCATGGCATGCGCCGCGTTGAGGTCACTTGTCGTAATTGTGGCGGTCATTTGGGACATGTGTTTCCTGATGGCCCAAGAGAAACCACAGGGCTGCGCTACTGCATTAATTCAGTGGCCATTGACTTGGAGCCAAAACCCTAA